TTTCAAGTGCTTAaatctatattatatataattagagCACGTAAAATTGCGGTAAgtaacatttaaatttaaatttgtcattAATAGCGTTTAGTTAATGGTTAATTAGCTATTCAAATTTGATATTTCCATTCACAAAAGTGATCCATAGACACCCATTTTTTGTACACATGCGACATTTGATTAATCACGTGCAAAAATATGGCTAGTTATACTTAGTCATGTTGAAAATTGTAGTTAATCATATAGTTGAAAATTGTGTCAGCTGGTGTACACCAAAAAGTGTGTATACATGTATAATCATTCATTGAAGTGTGCCGCAATAGTGAAGTATGCTAATATGTAAAACGTTGTGAAATTTAAGTGTCTCAAATTGTTCTACAAATAACTTCACtgcaacatatattttttcctcataaaatctatatatatatatatatatatatcttcattTTCTCGAGAAACAAACAAACCGATTCAAATTCTTACTTACCTTTTCGAAACCAGGATTACATCCCTGGGAACAGAAAGTTGATGACAAGTATACTAAATCTTGTTTGAATCTGAATCCTAGTTTCAAAATATCGGGGGAAACAAGCATTTCTCGGAGCAATTCCCATATTGAAGAGAGAGGAACAGAGAGAAGGTCGAGAAGGAAAACCACCGAGTCGTCGCCGAGTTGACACGCGATTTGGAGTATTGACACGGTGGGAAACGAATTTTGGTGAGTTCGGACGGGTTTCCACTCGGCGTCGAGTCCGACGAGGGAAGTCTGAGTTATGACGTGAGTGAGGTGGGTGAACTCGGGCGAGTCGGTGGCGGTAACTAGGTGGACTTCGAGCGGTTTCTGGTTTTGTGGATCCAtattcaacaaaaacaaaagaaaacaaagtTTGCTCGTTAATTTACCGGCAAAGAAATGGAATTACTATTTGCACCCCATATTTACTTATACAACCCCATTGCCGACATTTCATTCTAAAATCCAAAAGGAAACCAGTTTGGGCCCAGCGGTCCAACacccaaagaaaaaaaaataaaagatggcGCCACCCAAATACAGTTCCCGctaaaccaaatcaaattaacgCGCGAAAAACACATTCCCATTTCTAATTCCAATaccaattaataataaaaaccctaattcctcTTCTTCTCACAATCACACTCCAAAACACACGCGCATTCTCTCGAATCCCAAATCTCATTTCCTCATGGCTTCACCTTCAACAACACTGAGCCGAAGAAGAACACAGGCTCCAAAACCAGCTCCCAAAAAACTCTCCAACTTCGACGACGTCGTTTGCGAGGAATGTAGTTCCGGCAAATCCCCAACCAAGTTGCTTCTTTGCGACAAATGCGACAAAGGCTATCACATTTTCTGCCTCAGACCTATCCTTCCTTCCGTTCCCAAATCCTCTTGGTTTTGCCCCTCTTGCTCTCACAACACCAACAATCCCAAatgtaatcatttttttttactttcattaCTTCTAGGGTTAGGGTTAATATTTTAACCTCATTAGATTTGCGTTATTTTTATCGATTAACCTGATCTGCATATTGtcgttaaatttatatttatttatttcatttcttaTGTATTAACAACTCTTTCATTTCATAATGCAGCTTTTCCTCTTGTACAGACGAAAATTATTGATTTCTTCAAAATCCAACGATCCATTGATTCACCTCAGATTTCGAATCAAGGTAAGGCGAATCTTATTCAATTGATAATCAACAGTGATGCCAATGTTTATAGAATAGGATTGGATGAATTGATTTCGTTTTTAGTGATTGAAAATTGAAGTgtgttttgaattttgtggaTTTTTAGATCTaaggaagaagagaaagaggGGTAGTAGTTTGGTGGTTtcgaaaaagaaaaggaagctGTTGTCGTTTGTGCCAAGTGATGATTCTAAGAGGAGGTTGGAACAGATGGCGTCGTTGGCGACGGCGTTGACTGCAACTAAAACAGAGTTTAGTAATGAACTTACCTACATGCGTGGAATGGCACCAAGGAGTGCTAATTCTCCTGCTCTTGAACGTGGAGGAATGCAGGTAGTTAATTAACTTATTTGGGTTTGTTAATTAGCCGTTATATTTGTCAGCTATAAAGCACAAGCCAGAACGCATGATATGATGATACTTACATTTAcacattgataataatttaagaagttACATGTGATTGAATTTAATCATGTGTCATTGTTGGACACCAGCCTTGTCTTCAATTTGAGGAATGCTTTATTGTATGTTTTATCATAACCTTATTTAAATCTTTGTTTTTCTTAAGACTTGCTACCTGACTGATTATTAAGAAACTTGAAGTCAAGTAAAAAGGGTTAATAGACTGTTGTTTTGGTGGAAAAATCCATGCCACAACATGATTATCTTTCAATTCaggcaaaatatttttttgcttCCTTAATGTAGGACTTCTACAGTTAAGGTGTCTGCGAGCGATAGTGTAGTATAGGTTGAATAGCAACAATGCCAATCAAAATTTGCAACAGTGAAGTATAAGTGATCGATTATGAAGTATGAACACGTTATAACTATACTGTAGTTCATAAATCTCAAGCTTATTTTAGACTTTTAGAATGGTGCAAAATATTAAGAGTATGAGTGTTTGACATTAGGGTTAATGTTTTCTTCTTATTGTTATATGCATTTAGATTTGATGCaagtttgtttatatttttctcAGGTCTTATCCAAAGAAGACACCGAGACTCTTAACTTGTGCAGAAGTATGATGGAAAGAGGAGAATGTCCGCCCCTAATGGTTGTTTTTGATCCTGTAGAAGGGTGAGTACTTGTGCAACAAAATCTGGCATCAACTTTTTCTCCTTTTGCAATCTATTCCTGACTATTAAGTTTCTTCTTTTGCAGGTTCACTGTAGAAGCAGATAAACCCATAAAAGATTTGACAATAATAACAGAATATGTGGGAGATGTAGACTTTTTAAAGAATCGGGAAGATGATGATGGGGATAGCATTATGACACTTCTATCCCCTTCTGATCCTTCACAAATGCTAGTCATCTGCCCAGATAAACGTAGCAACATAGCACGATTCATTAATGGCATCAACAATCACACACCGTATGTTTCttccattttcatattttattctcTACATATGTTGGAAAGTTAAGTTCCTCTTAGTGgcctaaaataatataactagACAGTAGGCAACTTCATCTCAAAGAATGTTGTCGGTATGTACAGCATTTCAAATACTCATGTCTCCTATTGTGATAATTAAGAGTGTTGATCATGACAACATAGTTATATTCACCTTATAAGCTATTGAATTTTAGTATGTGGATGTATGCTTGTTGCCACATCTCACTATATGTGGGGTTTACCCCTATTTTTCTTGGAGCATCGAGTGAAGAGTAGGTAGCTACCATCTTGCTTCTTCTCATACTGCTCCATAAAACAAGAGCCATTTATAAAAACAGGAATGGAACTGATTTCAttctttgtaaatatttatggcataaattcatattttatttgaatagcAGTATTATTCACTTGGTCATTTTATGCAATGCTAAGATGAGTACTTTTAGCACACACAAAAGTTTGAGACCTGTGCATGATCATTAATCATTGCAGCTCATGTCACAAGTTTAACACTTTATTTTCAACTGTTTTCTTGAAATAACTTCAAATGGAGTTTCTTGTTTTCATGCAGTGAAGGAAAAAAGAAGCAGAACTTGAAATGTGTGAGATTTAACGTTGATGGTGAATNNNNNNNNNNNNNGCCGAGTTCTATTAATTGCTAATAGAGATATAGCAAAGGGGGAAAGGTTGTACTACGACTACAATGGATATGAACATGAATATCCAACTGAACATTTTGTCTAATTATGTAGCCTGTCAATGATTTAGGGCTTATTGTAAGAAAATAATAACTCTAACAGGGAATTGTTAACTAGTGATTTTTTCATCTCTAAATCTATTAGTTGATTCAATTTGTACCTTTGGCATTGACATCCAGATAGAACTTAAACTTTATAATGGTTGTTTTGTCCATGTGTTGGGCATGTATGTTGTTAGATACCTTGTTTGATATGTAATGTTTGGATGCTTATGGTATACATTATCTATGGCCAAAtggatatttttatatttataaaacattGATGTTTCCAATCTAATTTGAATTTAGTTTGCAGTACTAGTGATGCTCAAAAAGGGCATCCAGAATCATGAGTGGCCATCATCCAAAAAAAGATCATGTATATACACTTAGGAAAAAAAGTACTGAATAGtataacaaaatcaatctatttatttgtaattttattttatctccaATTTCTTTTAAGTTAATTTTTCGAATACCCAAAATGTAAGAAAACTGTAACCGTATGTAACAATTATGAGGCAGCATTCAGTTGACAAACTACTTCTACATTGAGACTATGACTTGCCTGAGGCCCATGTCTGAAAGTTTTGTATTGGACATACATTGGGTCCAAATCCTATTCTAGTGTGGCTATTAAATGGGCCTCCTAGATCCAAAATAAATCCCCTTTTCAGTTTCAACTTTTAAGTCACTAAGCCAATTATTGCTCTTATTTCAAAGTTTCAAACTTAAATCCCTTGATcccatttttttgtttttcagttGAGtcagataaaatataaaatagttgtTTCAGGCCAGGCTTTGCAACAACAGCTAAATGACAGGCTCAATTGATTGATATTGCATTGTTCAATCATATGGGTAGCTACTGAATTGTATGCCTCAACTCAGCTCTACTCTAGATTTCTCATATTCACCTTTCTTTAATCATTTATCAAAGACCCCACTTTTTAATTGTACAATAaaacttttgtaaaaaataattgtacatTATACATAATATTTTCAACTCTTGTTTACATTCtactcatttttttcttcaaaatcctataaaaaataaaccatAACTAATTTAAGAACACCAAACATGTACATGTGCCTGTTCCCATACCTAACAGAACAACATCACATTCTAGCTActtcaaagaaaagaaaataaagtaaggaataaaaaaatataaaaagaaaaagaatggaAGATAAATTGTCAACGTGGTATCCCCTCCTTCGTTTGGTTTTTGGACacacaaacatatttaaaattcacaCTCCTGCATGCACATCTTTGTAGACAGATAGAGAGAggtttaatgatttttttatgacTTAAACTACTAATACTACGTAGTACAAAAAAGCAACAATTGCACTGACAAACAAGGAAGAAAGAAACACACTTTCCTCACAACTTATGATTATTGATCGACTTTATAGGACCACACTATCACTATACCTCCCAAATCAGACCAAAATCACACACTCTATTTCATAGCATGGTCCATTCCCTAATTAGGTGTACCA
The genomic region above belongs to Cicer arietinum cultivar CDC Frontier isolate Library 1 chromosome 4, Cicar.CDCFrontier_v2.0, whole genome shotgun sequence and contains:
- the LOC101514911 gene encoding LOW QUALITY PROTEIN: histone-lysine N-methyltransferase ATXR6 (The sequence of the model RefSeq protein was modified relative to this genomic sequence to represent the inferred CDS: deleted 1 base in 1 codon), giving the protein MASPSTTLSRRRTQAPKPAPKKLSNFDDVVCEECSSGKSPTKLLLCDKCDKGYHIFCLRPILPSVPKSSWFCPSCSHNTNNPKSFPLVQTKIIDFFKIQRSIDSPQISNQDLRKKRKRGSSLVVSKKKRKLLSFVPSDDSKRRLEQMASLATALTATKTEFSNELTYMRGMAPRSANSPALERGGMQVLSKEDTETLNLCRSMMERGECPPLMVVFDPVEGFTVEADKPIKDLTIITEYVGDVDFLKNREDDDGDSIMTLLSPSDPSQMLVICPDKRSNIARFINGINNHTPEGKKKQNLKCVRFNVDGEXXXXXRVLLIANRDIAKGERLYYDYNGYEHEYPTEHFV